The Melopsittacus undulatus isolate bMelUnd1 chromosome 9, bMelUnd1.mat.Z, whole genome shotgun sequence genomic interval AACTGGATTCTTAACAGTTCTCTCCTGAATGTCTATAGCAAAAAAGCCAGGAAGAATGATTTAGCTATGGTACAACAAACCCAATGCTATACCACCAGCTAACAAGACATCAATTAAGCAGTGCAGCGAATCTGCTtcacaaaaacatttcaagaGACGGCTTTGACAGCACTTTGCTGGAAGTGCTGAAGGTGTAATTAAGCCCAAACCTAGTATCACAAGCAACTCTAATAATTgactttgtttctccttatgaATTCCAGAAAAAATTTTAGTAAGGTAAACAGGAAAATGAGTAACCAGCCCCTTCACAGTTAAACAGCACATTAAGCATCTGCAAATAAGGGCTTATTCTAAAattgaaaattatgtttttatccCTCAAAAGTGCATAAAGATGCTGCCCATTCAGCTTTTATGTATCTGAGAACCTGAACCTATGTTTAAGATTCAACTGAAACAGGACTTTCAGTTAAatcatatttttgtttgtttttcaaatacaaaaggTTATTAAATCAAGCTGAAAATCAAGCTCATCAGAAATTACTCAGCGCTTGATTAAATAACAGCAATATATATTACTATTGACCCATCACAACCAAAAGTGTGCATCTTAATGTCAACCATTTTAAATATAGTAAACATATTTAACTGTATTACTAAATCAAAAGTAGTACAGGGAAAGACTAAAAAAACCTTATCAATCACGTACTTAATGTGTAATTACCTGGGCTCCACACTAAGGAAGTTGGGCAGCTTCACAAAATACAAATCATTACCCAAGTCTGTGTTTACTTTTGGTATTTCTACTTCTATTCTAGTCTCTGGAATAGGCTCTTCTTCCTGTTGTTCCTGACTCAGTCCATTCTCATCCtaatgaagaagagaagaagagCATAAGTGAAAATATGTCTACCTGGCAACTGTTGCTTTAGTAAGCACTTACATTAGCTAAAAGAAATGTCATCCATGTGCACAGAGAAAGAGATCAGGAAGCTTTGGgtaaaagaaattgaaagttTTCAGTGAAAGCAATTCAAGTCAGCATTTTCATATGCCATTTAAAAGTGATTGCAAATACTGGTGTAAATCCGAGAGACCAAAATACAGTAAGGAAACAGTAAAGGAGCTGACATACAGTTTTCAGCTTAATGCTGTTACTCTTTTCCACTAAAATATTACCATAATCAGTGTTATACATTTCAGAGTGGAACAGCATGTTTCAGACTTATTTCAAAAGTCAAGTCTACTCACAATGGGCTGCCCTGGAGTTGGTGGCTTGTCCTCTCCATCACTCCCTGAGGAAATGTCATCTGCACCTCCAAACAGATCCATGACATCTGCATGCTcttaagcagaaagaaatgctattctaaaatacacatatatgtatgcacATACCCCTACATGCAGGcatacttacagaaaaaaaaattaacatatcCTTCACTTTCATTGCCACTTAAAGTCACCTACAAAGGTTAGAAATTACTAATGCTTATGAACCACATACTGTTCTCTTATCCTGAAAAATAGTTTCCCCTTGTATTTTTAAGCTAAGGATTCAAGGTATGTTTTCCTGGAAAGGCTCTATCGAGTAAGAGaatctagtaaaaaaaaatgtcaacagAAGAATTAAGGGTGTATGGTCATCCTTTACTCAAGTAAACAAATTTATGTCACCAGCAACTTCATTAACATGTTTTGAAGGTTCTACTTCTCAGAAGAGTCAACAGCTCTTTCTCAGCCAGCTAAACATCAAAAACTCACAAGGGCTCTCAGGGGTGCTCTGATTAGAGGCACCATTTCTTAACACCATCAGTAAAAATGTGTGAAACAACATCCACAAAAGTGAAGCTCTGTCTCTcatggagaaaacagaaatgctgataaAGCCACCTAAAGATAATTAGGAGAAATACAGCATGTACTTCCCCACAGAGAATTCttgctgtgctgttttcttatttccatGGCACTGCAGTTACACTGTCTCGTGAGCACTGTAAATTTCATGAAGTTCTGTAAGCAGTTGCGCTTAAAACAGGGATTAATGGAACCAAATCCCCACAGAACAATGCCAGCATTTACCTTTCTGCCCTTCTGTATCACTGTCCGCTTCTGAATCTGAAGCGATGGGTTTCTTTCGCTTCATTCGCAGGACTTCATCTTCGCTGTCACTGCCCCTTGCAGACTCTACTGAGGAGCAGAATTATTCTCagcaaattaaacattttgttcCACAGTTTTAAATTCCTTTGTATTAATAAGTTGATTCAGatgaaaaggaatttaaaagtgCTGCATAAAAAAAACATGACAAAGATGACTGTAGTTGAAAGTTCATGATTAATGCCTTTACAGTGAAGCCTGAATCTTTTCAGGCCAATATAAATGAAACAATTAAGAGAGATCAAACTAGAAGCAAATCATTACTACTGTATTCCATCTTACCAGATTTGTGCTCTTGGTCCTCCTCATCAGAATGCTGGGCCCGTTCATCATCATCAGAGTTCTGTACTTTCTCCTCATCAGAGTGCTGGGCCCCTTCATCATCATCTGAGTTCTGCATCTTCTCCTCATCTGAGGCCTGTGGCCTCTCCTCATCATCAGaattctgcattttctcctCATCTGAGTTCTGGATCCTTTCCTCATCATCAGATACCTGCGGCCTTTCATCTTCATCAGAGTTCTGTGCTTTCTCCTCATCAGAGTTCTGATGTTTCTCCTCATCATCAGAGTTCTGCTGCCTCTCCTCATCATCCGACTGATCACTTTTGTCCTCCTTGCCCCACTTCTCATCCTCTGAATGTGCTTTTTCAGAACCATCTCCCTCTGAATGATGACTGCCTTCATCAGACCCATGCCCGCGATCGTCATCCTCATCGTCATGAGCAGCTTCTGAAGCACTGTGCTGGTCCACATCCGACTGATCATTATCTTCATGCTCAGAATGTCCTGAACCTTCAGAGCGATTGTAGGATCTTTCAGAATGGTTTTCACTCCCTGTGTGATGGGATGCCCCTTCATCTTCACTATCATCTCCAAATAACTCCTTATTACTAGGTTTTACTGCCTCTCTCTCATCGTCCTGGTCACTGTCACTTCCAGAAGCATTACTACCAGAGCCAGCATTCTCCTGATCAGAATCAGATTCAGATCCGGAGTCCGAATCTGCAAAGCAAATATAACTTTTTAAGAGTTAAAATGTCCCCACAAGATGCACATAAGATGCTGggctttgctttaaaacaaacaaacaaaaaccaccaaatCCAGAGAAAGAACCTACCGTGAATTGTAAGAAAGACCTATAAAAGTCAcctaaaacagtaaaataaaatgtttaatacAGGCAAAGCCAATGAAAGTCACAATGAAAATTATGGGTGCCACATAAAGTTTCAAACCGCAAGCTATTGAATAAGTAattacacaaacaaaaataaaattcgAAAtactggtttaaaataaatacatacatatgaGATCCTACAAATGTGAACCTGCCATTGTGCCTTTCACCCAAGTTAGCTGTGTGAGGTACCCTGACACGCCTGTTACAACGGAGCTGCTCTTGACCGCTGAGGTTGGCGGGTGCTGTTtcaaacaggggaaaaaaaggaacaccTGCCTTGAAAAGTAATTTACAGAAGCTGACgcaagcatttaaaaaacatacaaatgAGTTAAATCGGGAGGTGTTCCAtgtgttctgttttcatttacagGATGACAGCTCTCCAGCATGGACAATGGGGGCAGCGCCTCAAGATAACGAGGTGCAACCCGTGCACCCCCGGTGCCCCCACCTCCCCGCACCCGCTGAGCTCCAATAAGGCGCTATCACATTCGGAAGCGCGCTCTGGATGTGTCTGTCACCCCCCGCTTCCCCGGCCGCGGCCATAGGAGCACCGCAGCCACCGCAGCGCGAGGTCCATTGCGTTCCGCCCAGCCCCGCCGGGGCGCAGCGGAGGCCGGGGCACACCGCAGTGGTGCGTGACCCGCTCGGGCAGCCCCGGGGCCGGCCCCCGCGGCCGCGCAGAGGGGGAGCGCGGCGCCCCGCACCTTTCTGCTCGGCCTCCGAGTCCGCGTCGCTGCCGAAGAGATCCTCCATGTCCGCCATGGCGGCCCGCGCGCCCGCCGCCACACCGCCGGCGCCTCTCCGTGATGCAAATACGGAGCGACGCGACTACGGAGCGTGGCGCGGCGCCGGCGGCTGAGGCAGGGCGGGAGGGGGGAGCCCGCCTCTTAAAGGGGCCGGGTCCCGTGGCCGTTACCGATGGCAGCAGA includes:
- the LEO1 gene encoding RNA polymerase-associated protein LEO1 isoform X1, with the protein product MADMEDLFGSDADSEAEQKDSDSGSESDSDQENAGSGSNASGSDSDQDDEREAVKPSNKELFGDDSEDEGASHHTGSENHSERSYNRSEGSGHSEHEDNDQSDVDQHSASEAAHDDEDDDRGHGSDEGSHHSEGDGSEKAHSEDEKWGKEDKSDQSDDEERQQNSDDEEKHQNSDEEKAQNSDEDERPQVSDDEERIQNSDEEKMQNSDDEERPQASDEEKMQNSDDDEGAQHSDEEKVQNSDDDERAQHSDEEDQEHKSVESARGSDSEDEVLRMKRKKPIASDSEADSDTEGQKEHADVMDLFGGADDISSGSDGEDKPPTPGQPIDENGLSQEQQEEEPIPETRIEVEIPKVNTDLGNDLYFVKLPNFLSVEPRPFDPQYYEDEFEDEEMLDEEGRTRLKLKVENTIRWRMRRDEEGNEIRESNARIVKWSDGSMSLHLGNEVFDVYKAPLQGDHNHLFIRQGTGLQGQAVFKTKLTFRPHSTDSATHRKMTLSLADRCSKTQKIRILPMAGRDPESQRTEMIKKEEERLRASIRRESQQRRMREKQHQRGLSANYLEPDRYDEEDEGDDAISLAAIKNRYKGGIREERARIYSSDSDEGSDEDKTQRLLKAKKLTSDEEGEPSGKRKAEDDDKASKKHKKYVISDEEEDDDD
- the LEO1 gene encoding RNA polymerase-associated protein LEO1 isoform X2, with the translated sequence MADMEDLFGSDADSEAEQKDSDSGSESDSDQENAGSGSNASGSDSDQDDEREAVKPSNKELFGDDSEDEGASHHTGSENHSERSYNRSEGSGHSEHEDNDQSDVDQHSASEAAHDDEDDDRGHGSDEGSHHSEGDGSEKAHSEDEKWGKEDKSDQSDDEERQQNSDDEEKHQNSDEEKAQNSDEDERPQVSDDEERIQNSDEEKMQNSDDEERPQASDEEKMQNSDDDEGAQHSDEEKVQNSDDDERAQHSDEEDQEHKSESARGSDSEDEVLRMKRKKPIASDSEADSDTEGQKEHADVMDLFGGADDISSGSDGEDKPPTPGQPIDENGLSQEQQEEEPIPETRIEVEIPKVNTDLGNDLYFVKLPNFLSVEPRPFDPQYYEDEFEDEEMLDEEGRTRLKLKVENTIRWRMRRDEEGNEIRESNARIVKWSDGSMSLHLGNEVFDVYKAPLQGDHNHLFIRQGTGLQGQAVFKTKLTFRPHSTDSATHRKMTLSLADRCSKTQKIRILPMAGRDPESQRTEMIKKEEERLRASIRRESQQRRMREKQHQRGLSANYLEPDRYDEEDEGDDAISLAAIKNRYKGGIREERARIYSSDSDEGSDEDKTQRLLKAKKLTSDEEGEPSGKRKAEDDDKASKKHKKYVISDEEEDDDD